A segment of the Panacibacter ginsenosidivorans genome:
TTTGTTTACATTGCCGGTTTGAGAATAACCGCTTAAAACTATCCTGCCATCCGGTAAAAGGCCTGCTCCATAAGCGCCGTCATTTGCGTTGGCACTTTCACGTACAATACCTTTTTTACCAAATAAAGTATCCAGTGTTCCATTTGCATTAAATCTAACAGCGAGATAATAATACCGAATAGCTGATCCGGAAATTTGTGAGTGGGTAAATGGAAATTGACTATGGGAGCTACAAACCTGTAATCATTTTGAGCATCTCATTGTATTCAGGATAATCTTTAAACATTTCTTCGAATGTTTGAAACATTATTTGCACGCCTTTTAAAAAGTCTTTATCCCAATCGTCACTAAGAGTGGGCATTTGTTGGACCATCATTGATTTGACGTGTACTGCGTCTTCTCCGACCAAAATTTTACCTATTTTATCTATTGCAGACATGAGGTACATTAACTGTGTAAGCGTAAGACCTGTCTTGTCATTGCTGACAAAAGATTCTGCTGTGAATTTTTCAACCAGTTCATTGTGGGCTTCCAGATCGAAACCGTGCGGGATGCTTTCAACAACGGGGTGCAAAGCGTCGCCAAAAAATATTGCTTGTAGTGCAGCGAGCGTAAACTGAAAGAAAGGGTAATGAGTGCCATCGTTACGAAAAGTGATTATATCTGAGGTTGATTGGTCGTGCATTGGGAGAGAAGGATTAAATACTAATGTACCGGTTACAAATTTATTTGTTCTGACTGAAGAATTAAAGGAGATAAAAATGTATTCTTAAAATCCCAAACAAAAGAAAAATCAATATAAAAATAATCACGAAGGATTTTATTCCTGAACTTTGTAATTTTACACCAATCAACACCGGTATATTGAGCTTTAAAATCTTCTTACAATACACGTTCAGCGTCACAAATTATTTCAAAGTTTCGTAAAACTGCATCGGCAGTTAATGTGTCTTTTTATGAAATCTTCATAGGAAATATCTTTTGTATATTTAAGAATTTTGGATGCACTGCTAATAATATAAGTGATGAGTTAATCAGGAGTGCGATGGTGCATATTATCGATGCTGGTTTTGATTGCTCAATAATCTTTTAAATAAAGCTTTGAAAATTATTTCTCGGAAAAAAAACATAGATGTCGTTTTATTCATATTGCAATTCAAATTCCAAAATTATTTCCATTTTTAATTTTGCGTAGATTGATAATACGCACACACTTTATTCATTACACATTTCGCGTGGTCCGGGTTTGTTGGCCGGCATACTTCCCTTCCCAGGAAACTCATACACATGCCTGCATCCCATTGTTTTTGTGGTAACAGTTCCATCATTTCCTGTTCGATTTTCTTGGGATCTTCTGTGTCGACAATACCTAGACGGTTGCTTACCCTTATTGTATGCAGGTCTACAACTATACCTTCAATTTCTGCCTTTGCATAATTCTTTATAACATTGGCAGATTTTCTTCCAATACCCGGTAGCGCTACAAGCCCTCCCATGGTAGTTGGAATGGCTGAATCT
Coding sequences within it:
- a CDS encoding endonuclease III domain-containing protein, whose amino-acid sequence is MKQPTVDWPNAVKPLIKKYKDHKHPLDAKNLYQMLVMVVLSAQTTDTVINLIAPELFKAMPTMEALAKCEPEDLHKYISKVRSFGNKSKWLVAIAKQLKKDSAIPTTMGGLVALPGIGRKSANVIKNYAKAEIEGIVVDLHTIRVSNRLGIVDTEDPKKIEQEMMELLPQKQWDAGMCMSFLGREVCRPTNPDHAKCVMNKVCAYYQSTQN